From a region of the Dehalococcoidia bacterium genome:
- the greA gene encoding transcription elongation factor GreA, with protein sequence MDKPQPITREGLTKIERELRHLETVRRPEVAEKIKQAKELSSTQNNAEYEDAKNEQAMVEGRIQQLQALIQNAAIIDEDGAHKSKLVILGSTVKVKSSDGGLSEYTIVGPAEADPRDGRISNESPVGRALMGKKVNEEVQVNVPKGLVTLKITKIS encoded by the coding sequence ATGGACAAGCCTCAGCCCATTACACGCGAAGGTCTGACGAAGATCGAGCGCGAACTGCGCCACCTGGAGACGGTGCGGCGGCCCGAGGTCGCCGAGAAGATCAAGCAGGCGAAGGAACTTTCGAGCACGCAGAACAACGCCGAGTATGAGGACGCGAAGAACGAGCAGGCAATGGTCGAGGGGCGCATCCAACAGCTCCAGGCGCTGATCCAGAACGCGGCGATCATCGATGAAGACGGCGCGCACAAGTCGAAGCTCGTCATCCTCGGCAGCACCGTCAAGGTGAAGAGCAGCGATGGAGGGTTAAGCGAGTACACGATCGTCGGGCCGGCGGAGGCTGATCCGCGCGACGGCCGGATCAGCAACGAGTCGCCGGTGGGGCGCGCGCTGATGGGCAAGAAGGTCAACGAAGAGGTGCAGGTGAACGTGCCGAAGGGCCTGGTGACGCTGAAGATCACGAAGATCAGTTAG